The following are encoded in a window of Streptomyces sp. 11x1 genomic DNA:
- a CDS encoding MHYT domain-containing protein codes for MEHIDHFSAGWVTPVLSYVMACVGSALGLRCTVRALEAEGASKRNWLTLASFAIGSGIWTMHFVAMMGFGVQGTPIRYDVPMTVLSLVMAIAVVSAGVFTAGYGRSRVRAVAFGGLGTGLGVAAMHYTGMAALNLHGEVGFDPSLVIASVVIAVVAATAALALTLVVRGGVLAAIAALVMGLAVSSMHYTAMYAVSIDPAPSTAQLSGATATEFLFPLAVLLGSFLFLTSAYVALSPTGKRAESSFADELLREVELSTA; via the coding sequence ATGGAACACATCGACCACTTCAGTGCCGGATGGGTCACCCCCGTCCTCTCCTACGTCATGGCCTGCGTCGGCTCCGCGCTCGGACTGCGCTGCACCGTCAGGGCACTTGAGGCCGAGGGGGCCTCCAAGCGGAACTGGCTCACGCTGGCGTCGTTCGCGATCGGCTCGGGCATCTGGACCATGCACTTCGTTGCCATGATGGGCTTCGGCGTGCAGGGCACCCCGATCCGCTACGACGTCCCCATGACCGTCCTCAGCCTGGTCATGGCGATCGCCGTGGTCAGCGCCGGTGTCTTCACCGCCGGTTACGGCCGCTCCCGGGTCCGCGCGGTGGCCTTCGGCGGCCTCGGAACCGGCCTCGGCGTGGCCGCGATGCACTACACCGGCATGGCCGCGCTCAACCTGCACGGCGAGGTCGGCTTCGACCCTTCGCTGGTCATCGCCTCCGTGGTGATCGCGGTCGTCGCCGCGACCGCCGCGCTGGCGCTGACGCTGGTCGTGCGAGGCGGTGTCCTCGCCGCGATCGCCGCGCTCGTGATGGGGCTGGCCGTGAGCAGCATGCACTACACCGCGATGTACGCCGTGAGCATCGATCCGGCGCCCAGCACGGCACAGTTGTCGGGGGCGACGGCCACCGAGTTTCTGTTTCCGCTGGCCGTGCTGCTGGGGTCGTTCCTCTTCCTGACCTCGGCGTACGTGGCGTTGTCGCCGACGGGGAAGCGGGCCGAGTCCTCCTTCGCCGACGAGCTGTTGCGTGAGGTCGAGCTCTCCACGGCGTGA
- a CDS encoding nitrate- and nitrite sensing domain-containing protein, with protein MKIFHATTRLLRPRSVRAKIVALLMLPIVSLMALWSYAAVTTVAAIGDTERAKDVNSELLAPVAAFVTAVQSERTAAMRYAAQPGETGLDDLRADQQTTDKAVTALRAGLNSSSSDAALIDPALPDRLENLEADFSDLAALRAGATGSAGTDARTTVSTAYTDYSAVIDHAFAVTGALTSEQGTDATSEARVVLELSRVRDAVAREQALLAAATASGTLGKEQYARFVGAVATQRALLRPAVADLKAEHRPAYDVLLDSDHYAALVKVEDGVTDAGPGPVSTAVLKDWDASSTAVLKGLAAAEEGAGTGAAAKADVFGWDNLGASGVAVVLGLAGVLLSLLVSVGVGRGLIVELLDLRNSALEVAGRRLPQAMRKLHAGQGVDIDAEAPMRRLAGDELAQVGTALTAVQRAALKAASERAELLSGISGVYVSLARRSQVLLHRQLDLLSVMEQRQQEQQNHAELYDLYRVDYLATRMRRHSESLLILSGIAPGRGWRDPIALTDVLRAAVAEIEDATRVEVWAVPKVSLNGGSVADVIHLLAELVENAAAFSPPSTKVQLRAARLRDGILIEVEDSGFGMNEEAMAEANRKLRSERVDLLDAKQIGLFVVNRLADRQGLRVELRQSTNAGVAAAVFIPENLIRDDMPVHREPAGHGGSTDSETALIQQRRR; from the coding sequence ATGAAAATCTTCCACGCGACCACCCGGCTGCTGCGCCCCAGATCCGTGCGGGCCAAGATCGTCGCCCTGTTGATGCTGCCCATCGTGTCGCTGATGGCGTTGTGGAGCTACGCCGCCGTGACGACCGTCGCCGCCATCGGCGACACCGAGCGGGCCAAGGACGTCAACAGCGAACTGCTGGCGCCGGTCGCCGCGTTCGTGACCGCGGTGCAGAGCGAGCGGACGGCCGCGATGCGGTACGCCGCCCAACCCGGCGAGACGGGTCTCGACGACCTGAGGGCCGACCAGCAGACCACCGACAAGGCCGTGACGGCGCTCCGCGCGGGCCTCAACTCCTCCAGTTCGGACGCCGCCCTCATCGACCCGGCACTGCCCGACCGACTGGAGAACCTCGAAGCCGACTTCAGCGACCTCGCCGCCCTGCGCGCGGGCGCCACCGGGTCGGCCGGGACGGACGCCAGGACCACGGTGTCGACGGCGTACACCGACTACTCCGCCGTCATCGACCACGCCTTCGCCGTGACCGGCGCGCTCACCAGCGAGCAGGGCACCGACGCGACCTCCGAGGCGCGGGTCGTCCTCGAACTCTCCCGGGTCCGCGACGCCGTGGCCCGCGAGCAGGCGCTGCTGGCCGCCGCCACCGCGTCCGGGACGCTCGGCAAGGAGCAGTACGCGCGGTTCGTGGGCGCCGTCGCCACCCAGCGCGCACTGCTGCGGCCGGCCGTCGCCGACCTCAAGGCCGAGCACCGGCCCGCCTACGACGTGCTCCTCGACAGCGACCACTACGCCGCCCTCGTCAAGGTCGAGGACGGGGTGACCGACGCCGGACCGGGACCGGTGTCGACGGCCGTGCTCAAGGACTGGGACGCCTCCTCGACGGCCGTGCTGAAGGGCCTGGCGGCGGCCGAGGAGGGCGCGGGAACGGGCGCGGCGGCCAAAGCGGACGTCTTCGGCTGGGACAACCTCGGCGCGTCCGGCGTCGCCGTCGTCCTCGGTCTCGCCGGTGTGCTCCTGTCGCTGCTGGTCTCCGTGGGCGTCGGGCGCGGCCTCATCGTCGAACTCCTCGACCTGCGCAACTCCGCCCTGGAGGTCGCCGGGCGCCGGCTGCCGCAGGCGATGCGCAAGCTGCACGCCGGGCAGGGCGTCGACATCGACGCCGAGGCCCCGATGCGCCGCCTCGCCGGTGACGAACTCGCCCAGGTGGGCACCGCGCTCACCGCCGTGCAGCGGGCCGCGCTCAAGGCGGCCTCCGAGCGCGCCGAACTCCTCAGCGGCATCTCCGGGGTGTACGTCAGCCTCGCCCGCCGCAGCCAGGTGCTGCTCCACCGGCAGCTCGACCTGCTCAGCGTCATGGAGCAGCGCCAGCAGGAACAGCAGAACCACGCCGAGCTGTACGACCTGTACCGCGTCGACTACCTCGCCACCCGGATGCGGCGCCACTCCGAGTCGCTGCTCATCCTGTCGGGGATCGCGCCCGGCCGGGGCTGGCGCGACCCGATCGCGCTGACGGACGTCCTGCGGGCCGCCGTCGCCGAGATCGAGGACGCGACCCGGGTCGAGGTGTGGGCCGTACCGAAGGTGTCGCTGAACGGCGGTTCCGTCGCCGACGTCATCCATCTGCTCGCCGAGCTCGTCGAGAACGCCGCCGCGTTCTCCCCGCCCTCCACCAAGGTCCAGCTGCGCGCGGCCCGGCTGCGGGACGGCATCCTCATCGAGGTCGAGGACAGCGGCTTCGGCATGAACGAGGAGGCGATGGCCGAGGCCAACCGCAAGCTCCGGTCGGAGCGGGTCGACCTCCTCGACGCCAAGCAGATCGGCCTGTTCGTGGTGAACCGGCTCGCCGACCGCCAGGGTCTGCGCGTCGAGTTGCGGCAGTCGACCAACGCAGGCGTCGCCGCGGCCGTCTTCATCCCCGAGAACCTGATCCGCGACGACATGCCCGTGCACCGGGAGCCGGCCGGCCACGGCGGCTCCACGGACTCGGAAACGGCGCTGATCCAGCAGCGGCGGAGGTAG
- a CDS encoding ABC-F family ATP-binding cassette domain-containing protein, which translates to MAVNLVNVENVSKVYGTRALLDGVSLGVSEGDRIGVVGRNGDGKTTLIRMLAKLEEADTGRVTHSGGIHVGVLTQHDSLDPTATVRHEVIRDLADHEWAGNAKIRDVLTGLFGGLDLPGFPQGLDTVIGPLSGGERRRIALAKLLIEEQDLIVLDEPTNHLDVEGISWLANHLRERRSALVCVTHDRWFLDQVCTRMWDVQKGAVFEYEGGYSDYVFARAERERIAATEETKRQNLVRKELAWLRRGAPARTSKPRFRVEAANELIADVPPPRDTSELMKFASSRLGKTVFDLENVTVQAGPKVLLKHLTWQLGPGDRIGLVGVNGAGKTSLLRAMADAARSEGEKQPAAGRVVTGRTVKLAYLSQEVAELDPTWRVLQAVQQVRDRVDLGKGREMTAGQLCETFGFSKEKQWTPVGDLSGGERRRLQLLRLLMDEPNVLFLDEPTNDLDIETLTQLEDLLDGWPGSMIVISHDRFFIERTTDKVFALLGDATLRMLPRGIDEYIERRHKMEEAAAASAGVAAKPAAEAASQKSAADARAAKKELQKIERQLDKVSEKEAKLHARIAENATDFSKVGELDAELRALLAEKEELEMRWLELADDA; encoded by the coding sequence ATGGCCGTCAACCTGGTCAATGTCGAGAACGTCAGCAAGGTGTACGGCACCCGCGCCCTGCTCGACGGGGTCTCGCTCGGCGTCTCCGAAGGGGACCGGATCGGCGTCGTGGGGCGGAACGGGGACGGCAAGACCACCCTGATCCGGATGCTCGCCAAGCTGGAGGAGGCCGACACCGGACGGGTCACCCACTCCGGCGGCATCCACGTCGGCGTGCTCACCCAGCACGACTCCCTCGACCCCACCGCCACCGTCCGGCACGAGGTCATCCGCGACCTGGCCGACCACGAGTGGGCGGGCAACGCCAAGATCAGGGACGTACTGACGGGGCTCTTCGGCGGGCTCGACCTCCCCGGCTTCCCACAGGGGCTCGACACCGTCATCGGCCCGCTCTCCGGCGGTGAGCGGCGGCGCATCGCGCTCGCCAAGCTGCTCATCGAGGAGCAGGACCTGATCGTCCTCGACGAGCCCACCAACCACCTGGACGTGGAAGGCATCTCCTGGCTCGCGAACCACCTGCGCGAACGGCGCTCCGCCCTCGTCTGCGTCACCCACGACCGGTGGTTCCTCGACCAGGTCTGCACCCGGATGTGGGACGTGCAGAAGGGCGCGGTCTTCGAGTACGAGGGCGGCTACTCCGACTACGTCTTCGCCCGCGCCGAGCGGGAGCGGATCGCCGCCACCGAGGAGACCAAGCGGCAGAACCTGGTCCGCAAGGAGCTGGCCTGGCTGCGGCGCGGCGCCCCGGCCCGTACGTCCAAGCCCCGCTTCCGGGTCGAGGCGGCCAACGAGCTGATCGCCGACGTCCCGCCGCCGCGCGACACCAGCGAGCTGATGAAGTTCGCGTCGTCCCGGCTGGGCAAGACCGTGTTCGACCTGGAGAACGTCACCGTGCAGGCCGGTCCGAAGGTGCTGCTGAAGCATCTGACCTGGCAGCTCGGGCCGGGCGACCGGATCGGCCTCGTCGGTGTCAACGGCGCCGGCAAGACCTCCCTGCTGCGGGCCATGGCGGACGCCGCGCGCAGCGAGGGGGAGAAGCAGCCGGCCGCCGGGCGGGTCGTCACCGGCAGGACCGTGAAGCTCGCGTACCTGTCGCAGGAGGTCGCCGAACTCGACCCCACCTGGCGGGTGCTCCAGGCCGTGCAGCAGGTCCGCGACCGCGTCGACCTCGGCAAGGGGCGCGAGATGACGGCGGGGCAGCTCTGCGAGACCTTCGGCTTCAGCAAGGAGAAGCAGTGGACGCCGGTGGGCGACCTCAGCGGTGGTGAGCGGCGGCGGTTGCAGTTGCTGCGGCTGCTGATGGACGAGCCCAACGTCCTCTTCCTCGACGAGCCGACCAACGACCTCGACATCGAGACGCTCACGCAGCTGGAGGACCTGCTCGACGGGTGGCCCGGCTCGATGATCGTGATCTCCCACGACCGGTTCTTCATCGAGCGGACGACGGACAAGGTGTTCGCGCTGCTCGGTGACGCGACGCTGCGGATGCTGCCGCGCGGCATCGACGAGTACATCGAGCGGCGCCACAAGATGGAGGAGGCCGCGGCGGCGTCCGCCGGGGTCGCGGCGAAGCCCGCCGCCGAGGCCGCGTCGCAGAAGAGCGCCGCCGACGCCCGCGCCGCGAAGAAGGAACTCCAGAAGATCGAGCGGCAGTTGGACAAGGTCTCCGAGAAGGAGGCGAAGTTGCATGCGCGGATTGCCGAGAACGCGACGGACTTCTCGAAGGTGGGGGAACTGGACGCCGAGTTGAGGGCGTTGCTCGCCGAGAAGGAAGAGCTGGAGATGCGGTGGCTCGAACTGGCCGATGACGCCTAG
- a CDS encoding PQQ-binding-like beta-propeller repeat protein yields MVQPPDQPPQGGYGVPQNPPPPSHPQQPQQPYGYPQTPPPQGPPAPGPGYGYPPQQQPPAQPGPYTQPGPYGQPQQPGPYAQPGPYNPASQAGYGYPQSQYAGAPTPPPVGGGGGSKNPFKGRPAMVAGAAVAALLVVGGAVFAVTSLGDDGEKKPVAKESTGPSEDDKPSDAPSAPVNQGDGSGDGGEDLDISDLNADREDGEAKVLWYKSAPDAPGSGAGAPGLWVTDKVAVKPAYKQLFAYNVGDGDPAWDPIEFPGKICAVTPQKTSDDRAVVAYQKSTAKNADCDQLQQIDLNTGDKGWSAQLEKGDLFDSAHSVSLAVAGDTLVVGRSQSGTAYDIDTGKKLFDKKTYGQSCYPSGFTGGARLVVVSSCAVTTDKEHDEVQELDPRTGKAKWTRKIPKGWKVENAYSVDPLVLYLTNEEENTWNISTFKADGSTRSQVDSDASFAPDCDGGILTGNLAGCTGVASDANTLYLPTEKKDGTNEIVALNLATGKEKWRVKSPSADAVMEPLRTEGGKLIVYVEPSDAGGQVVSFPTTGGKPAATKLLQMPASAAAIEGSFYAKAVDYLDGRFYISSTLLSGADEAKEKLMLAYGK; encoded by the coding sequence ATGGTTCAGCCGCCCGATCAGCCGCCGCAGGGCGGTTACGGAGTACCGCAGAATCCACCACCGCCGTCGCACCCGCAACAACCACAACAGCCGTACGGCTACCCGCAGACACCCCCGCCGCAGGGCCCGCCCGCACCAGGCCCCGGCTACGGCTACCCGCCCCAGCAGCAGCCGCCGGCGCAACCCGGCCCGTACACCCAGCCCGGCCCGTACGGCCAGCCGCAGCAGCCCGGCCCGTACGCGCAGCCCGGCCCGTACAACCCCGCCTCGCAGGCCGGTTACGGCTACCCGCAGTCGCAGTACGCGGGCGCGCCCACACCCCCGCCGGTCGGTGGCGGCGGTGGCTCGAAGAACCCCTTCAAGGGCAGGCCCGCGATGGTCGCCGGTGCCGCCGTGGCCGCACTGCTCGTGGTCGGCGGCGCCGTGTTCGCCGTGACGAGTCTCGGGGACGACGGCGAGAAGAAGCCGGTCGCCAAGGAGAGCACGGGCCCGTCCGAGGACGACAAGCCCTCGGACGCGCCCTCCGCACCCGTCAACCAGGGCGACGGCAGCGGCGACGGCGGCGAGGACCTCGACATCTCCGACCTCAACGCGGACCGCGAGGACGGCGAGGCGAAGGTGCTCTGGTACAAGAGCGCGCCCGACGCCCCCGGTTCCGGCGCGGGCGCCCCCGGCCTGTGGGTCACCGACAAGGTCGCGGTGAAGCCCGCGTACAAGCAGCTGTTCGCCTACAACGTGGGCGACGGCGACCCGGCCTGGGACCCGATCGAGTTCCCCGGCAAGATCTGCGCGGTCACGCCGCAGAAGACCTCCGACGACCGGGCCGTGGTCGCGTACCAGAAGAGCACCGCGAAGAACGCCGACTGCGACCAGCTCCAGCAGATCGACCTGAACACCGGCGACAAGGGCTGGTCGGCCCAGCTGGAGAAGGGCGACCTGTTCGACAGCGCCCACAGCGTCTCCCTGGCCGTCGCCGGCGACACGCTCGTGGTGGGCCGCTCACAGTCCGGGACGGCGTACGACATCGACACGGGCAAGAAGCTCTTCGACAAGAAGACCTACGGCCAGTCCTGCTACCCGTCCGGGTTCACGGGCGGCGCGCGGCTGGTCGTCGTCTCCTCCTGCGCGGTGACCACGGACAAGGAGCACGACGAGGTCCAGGAGCTCGACCCGCGCACCGGCAAGGCCAAGTGGACGCGGAAGATCCCCAAGGGCTGGAAGGTCGAGAACGCGTACTCCGTGGACCCGCTCGTCCTCTACCTCACCAACGAGGAAGAGAACACCTGGAACATCTCCACCTTCAAGGCCGACGGATCGACCCGTTCGCAGGTCGACTCCGACGCCTCGTTCGCCCCCGACTGCGACGGCGGGATCCTCACCGGGAACCTCGCCGGCTGCACCGGTGTCGCGAGCGACGCGAACACGCTCTACCTGCCGACCGAGAAGAAGGACGGCACCAACGAGATCGTCGCGCTGAACCTGGCCACCGGCAAGGAGAAGTGGCGCGTCAAGTCGCCCTCCGCCGACGCGGTGATGGAACCGCTGCGCACCGAGGGCGGGAAGCTGATCGTGTACGTCGAGCCGTCGGACGCAGGCGGCCAGGTCGTGTCGTTCCCGACCACGGGCGGCAAGCCCGCGGCCACGAAGCTGCTGCAGATGCCGGCGAGCGCCGCGGCGATCGAGGGTTCCTTCTACGCGAAGGCTGTCGACTACCTGGACGGGCGCTTCTACATCTCCTCGACCCTGCTGAGTGGTGCTGACGAAGCGAAGGAGAAGTTGATGCTGGCCTACGGCAAGTGA
- a CDS encoding PQQ-binding-like beta-propeller repeat protein: MTQPPPPPNQPPGPPPNQPPGQSLSKDQPPAQQPPAQPPAPGQQPPQSAPPQGGFGAPTPPPAGGFGAPTPPPQGPPAQAPGYGYPQTPPPQQPGYGYPGQPGQPGAYGHPQPGPYGQPAPGPYGQQPYGYQPQTMPMQPQVGYAPGDPGAPGGKKKVNSAAIIITAAVAAIALIVGGGVYIATSKGDDDNGKKDTASSEGTTGGKDDTKGDDDGGASSSGGSSSGGVEIPTTAQEKAPSSPSAKILFQVPAHEVKEKLQIDSVKGSWLTKTTYAKSALNKIVGYEPDSGKTKWTLDLAGQTCAGSREITTEGIAVVVTESAKRKNNDDRQPCTEITAFNVETGKEVWTKSADLSGSKVPFGEVTISGTTVAAAGGYSGGAAFDVNSGKVLWSPKAGECTDEGYAGGAQLIAVRKCGDYGSETFEIQLLDPRSGSVKWTYKVPSGIQRAKVISTNPVVFGVVTGSDVPLTGTTDIFSLDDKGKLRAKISIPDEKYDYECPVRGVWACKGIYVGNDKVYMPTKSHDGTGAYSSTNEIVSFSLATGKPTGDRVDAGDDHELFPIRMDGPNIIAYKDGPYDKGAQVVSIDGKTLKQTKLLETPASESVLRAISAMTPTMSEMLYTDGRWFIGSELVSKPYSDDEKEYTALGFGAK, translated from the coding sequence ATGACGCAGCCGCCGCCCCCGCCGAACCAGCCGCCGGGCCCGCCCCCGAACCAGCCGCCGGGCCAGTCCTTGTCCAAGGACCAGCCGCCCGCCCAGCAGCCGCCGGCGCAGCCCCCGGCCCCGGGTCAGCAGCCTCCGCAGAGCGCCCCGCCGCAGGGCGGTTTCGGCGCGCCCACCCCGCCGCCGGCCGGCGGCTTCGGCGCCCCGACGCCCCCGCCGCAGGGCCCGCCCGCGCAGGCCCCGGGCTACGGCTACCCGCAGACGCCCCCGCCGCAGCAGCCCGGCTACGGCTACCCGGGTCAGCCCGGTCAGCCGGGTGCCTACGGTCACCCGCAGCCCGGCCCGTACGGCCAGCCGGCGCCCGGCCCCTACGGGCAGCAGCCGTACGGCTACCAGCCGCAGACCATGCCGATGCAGCCGCAGGTGGGGTACGCCCCGGGCGACCCGGGCGCTCCCGGCGGCAAGAAGAAGGTGAACTCCGCGGCGATCATCATCACCGCGGCGGTCGCGGCCATCGCGCTCATCGTCGGCGGCGGCGTCTACATCGCCACCTCCAAGGGTGACGACGACAACGGCAAGAAGGACACCGCCAGTTCGGAGGGCACCACCGGCGGCAAGGACGACACCAAGGGCGACGACGACGGCGGTGCCTCCTCGTCCGGCGGCTCGTCGTCCGGTGGCGTGGAGATCCCGACCACGGCGCAGGAGAAGGCACCGTCCAGCCCCAGCGCGAAGATCCTCTTCCAGGTGCCGGCGCACGAGGTCAAGGAAAAGCTCCAGATCGACAGCGTCAAGGGCTCCTGGCTGACGAAGACCACGTACGCCAAGTCCGCGCTCAACAAGATCGTCGGCTACGAACCGGACAGCGGCAAGACCAAGTGGACGCTGGACCTGGCCGGTCAGACCTGCGCGGGCTCCCGTGAGATCACCACCGAGGGCATCGCCGTCGTGGTGACCGAGTCGGCCAAGCGCAAGAACAACGACGACCGCCAGCCCTGCACCGAGATCACCGCGTTCAACGTCGAGACCGGCAAGGAGGTGTGGACCAAGAGCGCCGACCTCAGCGGCAGCAAGGTGCCGTTCGGCGAGGTCACCATCTCCGGTACGACGGTCGCCGCGGCCGGCGGCTACTCCGGTGGCGCCGCGTTCGACGTCAACTCCGGCAAGGTGCTGTGGTCGCCGAAGGCCGGCGAGTGCACCGACGAGGGCTACGCGGGCGGCGCCCAGCTCATCGCGGTCCGCAAGTGCGGCGACTACGGCAGCGAGACCTTCGAGATCCAGCTCCTCGACCCCAGGTCGGGCAGCGTCAAGTGGACGTACAAGGTGCCCTCCGGCATCCAGCGCGCCAAGGTCATCTCCACCAACCCGGTCGTCTTCGGCGTGGTGACCGGCAGCGACGTCCCGCTGACCGGCACGACCGACATCTTCTCCCTGGACGACAAGGGCAAGCTGCGCGCCAAGATCTCCATCCCGGACGAGAAGTACGACTACGAGTGCCCGGTCCGCGGTGTCTGGGCCTGCAAGGGCATCTACGTCGGCAACGACAAGGTGTACATGCCGACCAAGAGCCACGACGGCACCGGCGCCTACAGCTCCACCAACGAGATCGTCTCCTTCTCGCTGGCGACCGGGAAGCCCACCGGTGACCGCGTGGACGCGGGCGACGACCACGAGCTGTTCCCGATCCGGATGGACGGGCCGAACATCATCGCCTACAAGGACGGCCCCTACGACAAGGGCGCCCAGGTCGTCTCCATCGACGGCAAGACGCTGAAGCAGACCAAGCTCCTGGAGACCCCGGCCTCCGAGTCGGTGCTCCGCGCGATCAGCGCCATGACGCCGACGATGAGCGAGATGCTCTACACCGACGGACGCTGGTTCATCGGCTCGGAACTCGTGAGCAAGCCGTACTCGGACGACGAGAAGGAGTACACGGCGCTCGGCTTCGGGGCGAAGTAA
- a CDS encoding response regulator transcription factor — protein MGVRLMVVDDHRLLAEALASALKLRGHRVLAAAAPAAGAAELVITRAPEVCLIGTATPAEPGMFDPVVRIKRERPQVAVLVLGPVPNPRGIAAAFAAGASGYVRHDERIEGVERAIMKARAGEAAVAPQLLQSAFGELLNPAAQPDDEGQRLLQMLTPREVEVLVRVADGEDTRLIAAGMGIAPSTARTHVQRVLMKLGVGSRLEAAALAARTGLLDRAGPVRQGPGAAG, from the coding sequence ATGGGAGTGCGGCTCATGGTGGTCGACGACCACCGACTGCTGGCCGAGGCGCTGGCCTCGGCCTTGAAGCTGCGGGGACACCGGGTGCTCGCGGCGGCGGCGCCCGCGGCGGGCGCGGCGGAACTGGTGATCACCAGGGCACCGGAGGTGTGCCTGATCGGCACGGCGACACCGGCCGAGCCGGGGATGTTCGACCCGGTGGTGAGGATCAAGCGGGAACGCCCGCAGGTGGCGGTACTGGTCCTCGGCCCGGTCCCCAACCCGCGCGGCATCGCGGCGGCGTTCGCCGCGGGAGCGTCCGGCTACGTCCGCCACGACGAACGCATCGAGGGCGTCGAGCGGGCCATCATGAAGGCCAGGGCGGGTGAGGCGGCGGTGGCGCCGCAGCTGCTGCAGAGCGCGTTCGGCGAGCTGCTGAACCCCGCCGCCCAGCCGGACGACGAGGGTCAGCGACTGCTCCAGATGCTGACCCCGCGCGAGGTCGAGGTCCTGGTCCGCGTCGCGGACGGCGAGGACACGCGTCTGATCGCGGCGGGCATGGGCATCGCCCCGTCGACGGCCCGCACCCACGTCCAACGGGTCCTGATGAAGCTGGGCGTCGGCTCCCGCCTGGAGGCGGCGGCACTGGCGGCCCGGACGGGGTTGCTGGACCGGGCGGGGCCGGTGCGGCAGGGGCCGGGGGCGGCGGGGTAG
- a CDS encoding serine hydrolase domain-containing protein, protein MTASPRTTPTVLVALALALLTTLTPASAQATGDPLQRDADALRDSGVTGVAVRLDGPRGSRGARSGVGDLRTGTPVPPAGYIRIGSTTKAYVATVLLQLVGEGRLSLEDRVERWLPGVVKGNGNDGDLISVRQLLQHTSGLPDYIADVVPELSAAGYLKHRSTTYTSRQRVAFAMTHPPVFEPGARWEYSNTNYILAGMVIEAVTGRGWEEEVRERILRPLRLTRTYAPGDDPTLPRPHARNYQQFEPGDDAPRTDTTLAYLPFDGDADGSIISTAADTNRFFSALLGGRLLAPAQLAEMRRTVAVPDAPGEVPGSRYGLGLAWTPLTCGGGYWGHSGSNFGSLTWPGTTADGRTSVTVAVHSRPGDQETAARQIQGITDLIDHALCGQAKK, encoded by the coding sequence ATGACCGCCTCCCCCCGTACCACCCCGACCGTTCTCGTCGCCCTGGCTCTCGCCCTACTCACCACCCTCACCCCGGCCAGTGCGCAGGCCACAGGGGACCCCCTCCAACGCGACGCCGACGCCCTGCGCGACAGCGGCGTGACCGGGGTCGCTGTGCGGCTGGACGGGCCCCGGGGGTCACGGGGCGCCCGTAGTGGGGTCGGGGATCTCCGTACCGGCACACCCGTACCCCCCGCCGGGTACATCCGTATCGGCAGCACCACCAAGGCCTACGTCGCGACCGTCCTCCTGCAGCTCGTCGGGGAGGGGCGGCTGTCGCTGGAGGACCGGGTGGAGCGGTGGCTGCCCGGGGTGGTGAAGGGCAACGGGAACGACGGCGACCTGATCAGCGTGCGGCAGCTGCTGCAGCACACCAGCGGGCTGCCCGACTACATCGCCGACGTCGTGCCCGAGCTGAGCGCCGCCGGGTATCTGAAGCACCGGTCGACCACATACACCTCGCGGCAGCGCGTCGCCTTCGCCATGACCCACCCGCCCGTCTTCGAGCCCGGCGCCCGCTGGGAGTACTCCAACACCAACTACATCCTCGCCGGGATGGTGATCGAGGCGGTCACCGGCCGGGGGTGGGAGGAGGAGGTGCGCGAGCGGATCCTGCGGCCGTTGCGGCTCACGCGCACCTACGCGCCGGGCGACGATCCGACGCTCCCCCGCCCCCACGCCCGTAACTACCAGCAGTTCGAGCCGGGGGACGACGCCCCGAGGACCGACACCACCCTCGCCTACCTCCCCTTCGACGGGGACGCCGACGGGTCGATCATCAGTACGGCCGCCGACACCAACCGGTTCTTCTCCGCGCTGCTCGGCGGCAGGCTCCTCGCCCCCGCCCAGCTCGCCGAGATGCGCCGTACCGTCGCCGTGCCGGACGCGCCCGGCGAGGTGCCGGGGTCGCGCTACGGACTCGGGCTGGCGTGGACCCCGTTGACGTGCGGCGGCGGCTACTGGGGCCACAGCGGCAGCAACTTCGGGTCCTTGACGTGGCCCGGGACGACGGCCGACGGCCGTACCTCCGTTACCGTCGCCGTCCACAGCCGGCCGGGCGACCAGGAGACTGCCGCACGCCAGATCCAGGGCATCACCGACCTCATCGACCACGCTCTGTGCGGACAGGCCAAGAAGTAG
- a CDS encoding DUF397 domain-containing protein, which translates to MDYTPRWQKSTFSDGGEGDTCIELCASPSDIRLRESDTPATHLRTTPTPLAGFLHHIKADGFHTTR; encoded by the coding sequence ATGGATTACACCCCGCGCTGGCAGAAGTCGACCTTCTCCGACGGCGGCGAAGGCGACACCTGTATCGAACTCTGCGCATCCCCCTCCGACATACGCCTGCGCGAATCCGACACCCCCGCCACCCACCTCCGCACCACCCCCACCCCCCTCGCCGGGTTCCTCCACCACATAAAGGCCGACGGGTTTCATACGACAAGGTGA